The Onychomys torridus chromosome 4, mOncTor1.1, whole genome shotgun sequence genome includes a window with the following:
- the C4H20orf173 gene encoding uncharacterized protein C20orf173 homolog gives MENCWVFWGLILWLMAPYLDWTHESACQQEWTYTVPQHSNWLCFKFGEHGCPSRTPNCSTCHYTVGGWNWFEACYEKSMGYLRRTKALWWLGMNSVSELGKVWKKLLEVISRPLLYHFDFPCVPCVMLGNSGLSNTNQLYVAFGMSQDTIHRAEADMRSQTTGPFICPRNASHQGSWKQQWFLELADLVPRMTRFWKTVYFPRGTR, from the exons ATGGAGAACTGCTGGGTCTTTTGGGGGCTCATCTTGTGGCTGATGGCTCCCTACCTGGATTGGACACATGAATCAGCATGCCAGCAGGAATGGACATACACGGTACCACAGCACTCTAACTGGCTGTGCTTCAAATTTGGGGAACATGGCTGCCCTTCACGGACCCCCAACTGCTCCACCTGCCACTACACAGTTGGAGGATGGAACTGGTTTGAAGCATGCTATGAAAAGAGCATGGGGTACTTGAGGAGGACAAAAGCACTCTGGTGGCTG GGCATGAACTCAGTAAGCGAGCTTGGAAAAGTGTGGAAGAAGCTATTAGAAGTGATTTCCAGGCCCCTCTTGTACCATTTTGATTTCCCCTGTGTGCCCTGTGTCATGCTGGGGAACTCTGGCCTCAGCAATACCAACCAATTGTACGTGGCTTTTGG GATGAGTCAGGACACCATCCACAGGGCTGAGGCAGATATGAGGAGCCAAACCACAGGACCCTTCATCTGTCCCAGGAATGCCAGTCACCAGGGTTCCTGGAAGCAGCAGTggttcctggaacttgctgatcTGGTGCCCCGAATGACAAG ATTTTGGAAGACAGTCTATTTCCCTAGAGGCACGAGATAG
- the Cep250 gene encoding centrosome-associated protein CEP250 isoform X3, producing the protein MEKADVVNKALQEDVEKLTVDWSRARDELMRKESQWRMEQEFFKGYLKGEHGRLLSLWREVVTFRRHFLEMKSATDRDLTELKAEHARLSGSLLTCCLRLTLRAQSRESSGSGRAEESEPAQLLLLVAKTQALEKEAHTKSQELIQLKSQGDLEKAELQDRVTELSALLTQSQKENEDYEKMVKALRETMEILETNHAELVEQEASLSRNAQEEKLTLQHVLKDITQALASVEEEDTVTQSLDRESSMPLDCSGFSPFDPQDPDKALTLVRSVLTRRQQAVQDLRQQLSGCQEAMSCLQQRQGQWEEEGRALRERLHALTGERDALAGQTADLQGEVDSLSRERGLLQEARGELQRQLEVLEQEAWRLRRVNMELQLQGDSAQGEKQEQQEELHMAVRERERLQETLVSLEAKQSESLSELLTLREALESSHLEGELLRQEQVEVTAALARAEQSIAELSASENSLKVEVADLRAAAVKLGALNEALALDKVGLNQQLLQLEQEKQSVCSRVEAAEHLRSALQADLEEAERHREALWEKETQLQTQLQKAEETGAELRAELQSVREEKEELKEKLSEAHHQQAAATAQLEQLRQDAERQEETLARAVLEKEALIRERAALEVRLQAVERGRQDLTAQVLGLRSAKEQLESNLFEAQQQNSVIEVTKGQLEIQIQTITQAKEVIQGEVMCLKLELEAERSRAEQERDAGARQLALAEQDGQAALERQKVAHEGEVNRLQERWGKERSLLQQELDKSLETLERERMELEARLREQETETKAICAQRDEERAEADRTLYQMQLETEKERVSLLETLLQTQKELADASQQLEKLRQDMKIQKLQEQETTGMLQKQLRGAQQELKEAAQQHRKELATFQKDRVDLQKQVEDLRSQLVRQDDSHRLVELEIQEKAKEAQERSRIQKELEKEKASLALSLVEKEGRLLVLQEADSVRQQELSSLRQDIQEAQEGQRELSVQVELLRQEVKEKEADFVAREAQLLEELEASRITEQQLRASLWTQEAKATQLQLQLRSTESQLEALAAEQQPENQAQAQLASLCSVLQQALGSACESRPELRGGGDSAPALWGPEPDQNGARRLFKKGPLLTALSAEAVALALQKLHQDLWKAQQARDDLRDQIQRLTQQLTDTEAQKSQVCSEVQDLERQLSQSQEEKSKWEGKQNSLESELRDLHETVASLQSRLRQAELQKMEAQNERELLQASKEKLTAQVEHLQTCVAEAQAQANAAGVLEEDLRTARSALKLKNEEVESERERAQALQEQGELKVAQGKALQENLALLAQTLSNREREVETLQAEIRDLEKQREMQKAALELLSLDLKQRSQEVDLQQEQIQELEKCRSVLEHLPRAVQEREQKLGVQRDQIRELEKDRETQRSVLEHQLLELEKKAQVIDSQKGQIQDLKKQLVTLECLALELEESHHKVEGQQQVIAELEGQREMQRVALTHLTLDLEERSQELQAQSDKLQELESHGSHLERELQERDQEVEAQRQQVKELQKQNGQLTQDLERKDQELMLQKERIRVLEDQRTLQTKILEEDLEQIKHSLRERGQELASQRQLMHERPDDGKSPSKAQRGSLEHLKLILRDKEKEVECQRERIRELQEHTGQLEQQLQGLHRKMGETSLLLTHREQELATLQQHLQEAKEQGELKEQALQGQLQETQRALAQRDQELETLQQEQQQTRGQEESMKQKTSTLQAALEQAHVTLQERQGELEEHKGQVQRLQEELAVEGRQVRALEEVLGDLRAESREHENAVLALHQRCAEQAQEHEAETRALQDSWLQAQATLTEQEQELAALRAENQYSRHQEEAAWGQAEALQQALSKAQAALQDKEQSLLEQAELSCTLEASTTTLQATLDTCQAHARQLEEALRMREGEIQAQALQHQEVMQQLQQALSRKEEELRQQEEQRQLLEKALAQRSGESGIQEKRSLEQEREEETGGLVESLRELQLALAQKEEEILMLREAQQRQSLEASSPSHRAFPVEKPTPQLPPVQQELERLQNALRQTEAREIEWREKAQDLALSLAQSKASISSLQEIAMILQASVLERESEQQRLQEELVLSRQALEEQQSHGPHSTGRADQGPKAGQDIQPGEVAVAEPSPGVEEKEQWTQRLERLQKAVAQLEFDRSKLQRHNAQLRAALEQVERERRRLRRDSMRASRAGSLETREAMASPPVQQDGRGGQKGSSDSMHVVELEREVALLRAQLALERKQREDYIARSVQTSRELAGLHHSLSHSLLTVAQAPEATVLEAETRKLDESLSQSLTSPGPVLLHPSLDTAQTAPR; encoded by the exons AGTGACAGAGCTCTCTGCTTTGCTGACCCAGTCtcagaaggaaaatgaagattATGAAAAGATGGTAAAGGCTCTGAGGGAAACAATGGAGATCCTG GAGACAAACCACGCAGAGTTAGTGGAACAGGAGGCATCTCTGAGCAGGAATGCTCAAGAGGAGAAGTTGACCTTGCAGCATGTGCTCAAGGACATAACCCAGGCACTG GCCTCAGTGGAAGAAGAGGACACTGTGACCCAAAGCTTAGATCGTGAGAGCTCAATGCCATTAGACTGTAGTGGCTTCTCCccgtttgatccccaggacccagacaAGGCTCTTACTCTGGTGCGTTCAGTGCTGACTCGGAGACAGCAGGCTGTACAG GACCTCAGGCAGCAGCTCTCGGGCTGCCAGGAGGCTATGAGCTGCCTGCAGCAGCGGCAGGGccagtgggaagaggagggcagagCCCTGAGGGAACGGCTGCACGCGCTCACTGGGGAGCGGGATGCTCTGGCGGGGCAGACGGCGGACCTTCAGGGAGAGGTGGACTCTCTCAGCAG GGAGCGAGGACTGCTGCAGGAGGCCAGGGGAGAGCTGCAGCGGCAGCTGGAAGTGCTGGAGCAGGAAGCATGGCGACTGCGAAGAGTGAACATGGAGCTGCAGCTGCAGGGGGACTCCGCTCAGGGGgagaagcaggagcagcaggaggagctgCACATGGCCGTCCGTGAGAGGGAGCGTCT TCAGGAGACGCTGGTGAGCCTGGAAGCCAAACAGTCAGAATCACTAAGTGAGCTGCTCACTCTTCGGGAAGCGCTGGAGTCAAGTCACCTAGAAGGGGAGTTACTGAGACAAGAGCAAGTGGAAGTGACTGCAGCCCTGGCCAGG GCAGAACAGTCCATTGCGGAGCTGTCAGCTTCCGAGAACAGCCTGAAGGTGGAGGTAGCTGATCTTAGAGCTGCAGCTGTCAAGCTGGGGGCCTTAAACGAGGCTTTGGCTTTAGATAAAGTTGGGCTGAACCAGCAGCTCCTCCAG TTGGAGCAGGAGAAGCAGTCTGTGTGCAGCCGAGTGGAGGCGGCAGAGCACTTGAGAAGTGCTCTGCAGGCGGACCTGGAAGAGGCGGAGAGGCACAGGGAAGCTCTGTGGGAGAAGGAAACTCAGCTGCAGACTCAGctgcagaaggcagaggagacaggGGCTGAGCTCCGGGCAGAACTGCAGAGTGTccgggaagaaaaggaagaactgAAAGAGAAATTAAGTGAG GCACATCACCAGCAAGCAGCAGCTACAGCTCAGCTAGAGCAGCTGCGTCAGGATGCAGAGCGACAGGAAGAGACACTTGCTAGAGCAGTCCTGGAGAAGGAGGCCCTCATCCGGGAGAGAGCAGCTCTCGAGGTGCGCCTGCAGGCTGTGGAGCGTGGCCGACAGGACCTCACTGCACAGGTCCTGGGGCTCAG GTCAGCCAAGGAACAGCTGGAGAGCAATCTCTTTGAGGCCCAACAGCAAAATTCTGTGATAGAGGTCACCAAGGGGCAGCTGGAGATCCAGATTCAAACCATCACTCAAGCCAAGGAAGTAATTCAAG GGGAAGTGATgtgcctgaaactggaactggaGGCTGAGAGGAGCCGGGCAGAGCAGGAGCGGGATGCAGGAGCCAGGCAGCTAGCCCTCGCTGAGCAAGACGGGCAAGCAGCTCTGGAGCGACAGAAGGTGGCCCACGAGGGCGAGGTGAACAGGCTCCAAGAGAGATGG GGGAAGGAGCGCTCCTTGCTTCAGCAGGAGCTGGATAAGAGCCTGGAGACCCTAGAAAGGGAGAGGATGGAGCTGGAAGCGAGGCTGAGAGAGcaagagacagaaactaaagccATCTGTGCGCAGAGGGATGAGGAGCGAGCCGAGGCTGACCGCACCCTCTACCAA ATGCAactagaaacagagaaggagagagtgtCCCTCCTCGAGACACTGTTGCAGACCCAGAAGGAGTTGGCAGACGCCAGTCAGCAGCtggaaaagctgaggcaggacatgAAGATTCAGAAGTTACAGGAGCAG GAGACTACTGGCATGCTGCAGAAGCAGCTTCGGGGAGCACAGCAGGAGCTGAAGGAGGCAGCCCAGCAGCACAGGAAGGAGCTTGCTACCTTCCAGAAGGACAGGGTAGATCTGCAGAAGCAG GTGGAGGACTTGAGGTCGCAGCTGGTAAGGCAGGATGACTCCCACAGGCTGGTGGAGCTAGAGATTCAGGAGAAGGCGAAAGAGGCTCAGGAACGCAGCCGGATtcagaaggagctggagaaagagaaagccag CCTGGCACTGTCGCTagtggaaaaggaaggaagactcCTTGTTCTGCAAGAAGCTGACTCTGTCCGACAGCAGGAGCTGAGTTCTCTGCGTCAGGACATCCAGGAGGCtcaggaggggcagagagagctCAGTGTGCAG GTGGAACTACTGAGGCAGGAGGTGAAGGAGAAGGAGGCTGACTTTGTAGCCCGGGAAGCACAGctgctggaggagctggaggcctCACGGATCACAGAGCAGCAGCTGCGAGCTTCTCTGTGGACCCAGGAGGCCAAGGCAACCCAACTGCAGCTGCAGCTGCGCAGCACTGAGAGCCAGCTGGAGGCACTGGCTGCCGAACAGCAGCCCGAGAACCAGGCCCAGGCGCAGCTGGCTAGTCTCTGCTCTGTCCTGCAGCAGGCCCTGGGGTCTGCGTGTGAGAGCCGGCCTGAGCTGCGGGGCGGGGGCGACTCTGCTCCTGCCCTGTGGGGCCCTGAGCCAG aTCAGAACGGAGCGAGGAGACTCTTTAAGAAAGGGCCCCTCCTGACGGCGCTGTCCGCTGAGGCTGTAGCATTGGCTCTCCAGAAGCTTCATCAGGACCTGTGGAAGGCTCAGCAGGCCCGG GATGACCTGAGGGACCAGATCCAGAGGCTGACACAGCAGCTGACTGATACCGAGGCCCAGAAGAGCCAGGTCTGCTCGGAGGTGCAGGACTTGGAAAGACAGCTGTCCCAGAGCCAGGAAG AGAAATCCAAGTGGGAAGGGAAACAGAACTCCCTGGAGTCTGAGCTGAGGGACTTGCATGAGACAGTGGCATCCTTGCAGAGTCGCCTACGGCAGGCAGAGCTACAGAAAATGGAAGCTCAG AATGAGCGAGAGTTGCTACAAGCATCCAAGGAGAAGCTGACAGCCCAGGTTGAACATCTGCAAACATGTGTTGCAGAAGCCCAGGCTCAGGCAAATGCAGCCGGTGTCCTGGAAGAAGATCTGCGAACGGCTCGCTCAGCACTGAAACTGAAAAACGAGGAGGTAGAGAGTGAGCGGGAGAGAGCCCAGGCTTTGCAAGAGCAGGGCGAGCTAAAGGTGGCCCAGGGGAAAGCTTTGCAGGAGAATCTAGCCCTGCTGGCCCAGACCCTGTCTAACAGAGAACGGGAGGTGGAGACCTTGCAAGCTGAGATCCGGGACCTGGAGAAGCAGCGGGAAATGCAGAAGGCGGCTCTGGAACTGCTCTCCCTGGACCTGAAGCAGCGGAGCCAAGAGGTAGACCTGCAACAAGAACAGattcaggagctggagaagtgcAGGTCGGTCTTAGAGCACCTGCCCAGGGCTGTCCAGGAGCgggagcagaagctgggtgtgcAGCGGGACCAGATCAGAGAGCTGGAGAAAGATCGGGAGACCCAGAGGAGTGTCCTGGAACAtcagctcctggaactggagaagAAGGCTCAAGTGATCGACTCCCAGAAGGGTCAGATTCAGGATCTGAAGAAGCAGCTGGTGACACTCGAATGCctggccctggaactggaggaaaGCCATCACAAAGTGGAGGGCCAGCAGCAGGTGATTGCGGAGCTGGAGGGCCAGAGGGAAATGCAGAGGGTGGCTCTAACCCATCTCACCCTGGACCTGGAAGAAAGGAGCCAGGAGCTGCAGGCACAAAGCGACAagctccaggagctggagagccACGGCAGCCATCTGGAGAGAGAGCTGCAGGAGAGGGACCAGGAGGTGGAGGCTCAGCGCCAGCAGGTGAAGGAGCTGCAGAAGCAGAACGGGCAGCTGACTCAGGACCTGGAGAGGAAGGACCAGGAGCTGATGCTGCAGAAGGAGAGGATTCGGGTTCTGGAGGACCAGAGGACGCTGCAGACCAAGATCCTAGAGGAGGACCTGGAACAGATCAAGCATTCCTTGAGGGAACGCGGCCAGGAGCTGGCCTCTCAGCGGCAGCTGATGCACGAGCGGCCAGACGATGGGAAGAGCCCCAGTAAAGCCCAGCGTGGGAGCCTGGAGCACTTGAAGCTGATCCTGCGGGATAAGGAGAAGGAGGTAGAATGCCAGCGGGAGCGCATCCGGGAACTTCAGGAGCACACGGGCcagctggagcagcagcttcAAGGCCTGCACAGGAAGATGGGTGAGACTAGCCTGCTCCTGACCCATCGAGAGCAGGAGCTAGCAACCCTGCAGCAGCACCTCCAGGAAGCCAAGGAACAAGGAGAGCTGAAGGAGCAGGCTCTTCAGGGTCAGCTGCAGGAGACCCAGAGAGCTCTGGCCCAGAGGGACCAAGAACTGGAGACCCTTCAGCAAGAACAGCAGCAGACCCGGGGCCAGGAGGAAAGCATGAAGCAAAAGACAAGTACTCTGCAGGCCGCTCTGGAGCAGGCCCACGTGACGCTGCAGGAGCGTCAGGGGGAGCTGGAGGAGCACAAGGGACAGGTGCAGAGGCTCCAGGAAGAGCTGGCAGTGGAGGGGCGGCAGGTacgggccctggaggaggtgctGGGAGACCTCAGGGCTGAGTCTCGGGAGCACGAGAACGCTGTGCTGGCCCTTCACCAGCGGTGTGCTGAACAGGcccaggagcatgaggcagaaaCCAGGGCCCTGCAGGACAGCTGGCTGCAGGCCCAGGCCACACTTACAGAGCAAGAACAAGAGCTGGCGGCTCTGCGAGCAGAGAATCAGTATTCCCGCCATCAGGAGGAGGCTGCATGGGGCCAGGCGGAGGCTCTGCAGCAGGCCCTCAGCAAAGCCCAGGCTGCCTTGCAGGACAAAGAGCAGAGTCTCCTTGAGCAAGCTGAACTGAGCTGCACTCTGGAGGCCAGCACCACCACCTTGCAAGCTACCCTGGACACCTGCCAAGCACATGCCCGGCAGCTGGAGGAGGCCCTGAGGATGCGAGAAGGTGAGATCCAGGCCCAGGCTCTCCAACACCAGGAGGTTATGCAGCAGCTCCAGCAGGCCCTTTCCCGGAAGGAGGAAgagctgaggcagcaggaagagcagaggcagCTGCTGGAAAAGGCGCTGGCCCAGAGGAGTGGAGAAAGTGGGATCCAAGAGAAGCGAAGTCTggagcaagagagagaagaggagacagggGGCCTTGTGGAGAGCCTAAGGGAGCTACAGCTGGCTCTAgcccagaaggaagaagagatttTGATGTTGAGGGAGGCCCAgcaaaggcagagtctggaggcCTCTTCCCCAAGCCACAGAGCCTTCCCAGTGGAGAAGCCAACTCCACAGCTGCCCCCAGTGCAACAGGAGTTGGAGCGACTGCAGAATGCCCTGAGGCAGACGGAGGCCAGGGAGATCGAATGGAGGGAGAAGGCTCAGGACTTGGCACTGTCGCTGGCCCAGAGCAAGGCCAGCATCAGCAGTCTGCAGGAGATAGCCATGATCCTCCAAGCCTCCGTCCTAGAGAGGGAGTCGGAACAGCAAAGGCTACAG GAGGAGTTGGTTCTCAGCAGGCAggctctggaggagcagcagtcACATGGCCCACACTCAACCGGCAGAGCAGACCAAGGGCCCAAAGCTGGACAAGACATACAGCCTGGAGAg GTAGCTGTGGCTGAGCCTAGCCCCGgggtggaggagaaggagcagTGGACACAAAGGCTTGAACGTCTGCAGAAAGCAGTGGCGCAGCTGGAATTTGACCGGAGCAAGCTGCAGCGCCACAACGCGCAGCTGCGGGCTGCCTTAGAGCAG GTGGAGCGGGAAcggaggaggctgaggagggatTCCATGCGCGCATCCCGAGCAGGGTCACTGGAGACGAGAGAAGCCATGGCTTCACCCCCCGTACAGCAG GATGGAAGAGGAGGTCAGAAAGGTTCCTCGGATAGCATGCATGTGGTTGAGCTTGAGAGAGAG GTAGCCCTGCTGCGAGCCCAGCTGGCGTTGGAGCGAAAGCAGAGAGAGGACTACATCGCGCGCTCCGTGCAGACCAGCCGTGAGCTAGCAGGCCTCCATCACAGCCTCTCCCACTCACTCCTCACGGTGGCCCAGGCCCCCGAGGCCACCGTTCTAGAGGCTGAGACCCGGAAGCTGGATGAGTCCCTGAGTCAGAGTCTGACATCCCCAGGGCCAGTCCTGCTACATCCCAGTCTGGACACCGCTCAGACTGCCCCCAGGTAG